Below is a genomic region from Gracilimonas sp..
GGCATGTGATGATCCGGAATTCCCATCACACCGATGACTTTATGGTAAACCTGGTGACCTATCAGGATGATCAGGAGGTAATGAAAAAGATGACAAAAGCCTTGCTCGATGAGTTTCCTTTCATTACCACTATTGTCAACAATGTGAATGATACCAAAAGCCCGACGGCGGTGGGCCGCTTCGAAAAAGTGCTCCACGGACCCGGGTTTATCGTGGATAAAATTGGTGAGTTTACCTTCAAGATTCACCCCAATGCATTCTTTCAGACCAATACTGCACAGGCTGAAAAACTGTATGAAATCGCCCGAGATTACGCCGAACTGAAAGACGGTGACATTGTTTACGACCTTTACTGCGGAGTAGGAACGCTGAGTCTATTCATGAGCAAACCTGCAAAGCATGTACTGGGTATTGAACTGGTAGATGTAGCCGTTGAAAACGCCCGGTTCAACGCAAAAGAAAACGAAGTGGAGAATGTTTCTTTCATCAAAGGTGATATGAAAGACGTGTTTACCCAGGATATCGTGGACGAGTATGGTGCCCCTGATGTACTGATCACCGACCCTCCCCGTGCAGGCATGCACCCCGATGTAGTAGAACGATTATGCGAATTGAAGGTGCCACGAATTGTGTATGTAAGCTGTAACAGCTCCACCATGGCACGCGATCTCAAAGAGCTGAAGGAAGTGTATGAAATTGAAGAAGTACAGCCGGTGGATATGTTCCCTCAAACCTATCACATTGAAGCAGTAGCCAAACTGAAGCTTCGGGATTAATACAAGTTGCTTCAGCCCTGGAGGACTTTGCTTGTTTATTGCAATGAATTTGGATCTTGTTAAAGATTTGAGTCGGGTTTTTGACCTGTTCAAGTACACAAGCGAAGGGGTTCACCCCTTCACAAACTGAGAATACATTTCAAATAAACAAATACCCCACCAGCCAAACGATTGGAATACTTTCCACCCAAAAAGAAGCGTAATACCTGCCCTGATTTTCACGGCTGAACCAGACCGACATCAGAAGTAACCCTAATACGCCGAAGTTCACCGGCAGATAAGAAGCGTACACATATTTCTGTAGGTAAATGAGGATTGCAATTACACCCACTAAAACCGTTCCAAGCCACTTCGTTTTCTGGACTCCCATCCATTGTGGAATGGTTAAAAGATGAGGCATATCATATTTCAAATCCCGAATCTCAAACGGCAACATGAGGACCATCACAAATAAGAATATCTCTGCACTTTGCAGAAGAACCCGCTCACTCAAAAAGCTCATGTAATGGTATTGAAGGGGCAGAACAACGGTAAACCCAACCCAGACTGCGGCTATCACAAATACCTTAATCCCCTTGAAACTCCTCAGGTTCTTTTGCCTGAAGAATGGAATAGTGTACAAAACGGTAAGCACTCCCACCACTCCCGTTGTGTACCAAATATAAGCCGGAAGTAACCGCCCAAAGTACAAGAAACCGGCGAAGCAGCCAACGGTAAAAATCCGAATGAGTAATACGTTCTTAGTAATCTCAAGGTGGTGCCGGTTAGAAATTCCGGAATACTTCACAAAGTTATACCCGCAGATGGTTCCCAGCCAAATGAAAAGTAATAACGTCGGCTCCGGCACAAAACCAAATTGCATGACCGAAAGCGCAGCAAGAGCCATTACGGCAAGCCCTACATGAATACTGCTCTGCAGATAAAAATCGAAGATAGATTGTAGAAATTTCATGGGTTGAACTTATGCATTTTCAGGAAGACTAAAACACCGGCAACCTATTTTGTCACAAATAACCATTTCAACGGTCTTTCATTTGATAGCTTAGCACTCTAATTCTTTACTACAAACAAAATGTTACCACAACCTTTTACTTGAAGAAGTCTCACTATTCTCTATATTCGCAACACTAAATAAAATAACCTGATTTCTTATGCGATTCTCTACCAAAAGCTCTGCATCCCTTTTTGTGATCCTTTTCTCGTTAATTCTGATGACATCCGGCTGCAAGATTTACTCCGAAAAAGTTTCTGAAGAAGACTACCAAAGAGCCGAAAAAATGCTTTCGGGTCATACCAATGACTTGGTTCACGGAACCATTGCCGGTGAGGAATGGCTGGATGATGACCGCCTTATTTATCGGCATTCTTTGGCTGATGGAACCGAGTTCATGGTTGCAAATCCAAGTGCTGCAACCGTGGAAAGAGCTTTTGATCACGACCGTCTCGCCGATATTCTATCCGGCATGATGAACAAGGAGGTGGAATCACTTGACCTCCCTTTCAGGAGTTTTGACTTTACCGACAATGGCGAGGCCATCACCTTTTCTGCGGATGGCAAAGAGTATCGATGTGAACTCACAGGCTACGATTGCGAAGTCACCCGCGATGAAGTACGAAACTATTGGAATGAATCGGTTTCTCCCGATAGAAAGAAATCGGTGTTTATCAGGGGGCATAACCTCTTTATGCGGAATCTTGAAACCGGTCGGGTTACTCAGCTTACCTATGATGGCCGTGAGAACTTTGGCTACGCCACCAACAATGCCGGATGGGTGAAAAGAGACGGGCCCGTAGTGTTATGGTCACCCGACTCGAAACGGATTTCCACCTTCCAGCAGGATGCCCGTGGTGTTGGAGAAATGTATTTGGCCTCCACAAAAGTAGGTCATCCCGAGCTGGAACAATGGAAATATCCCCTTCCAGGCGACAGCGTCATCTTTCGCATTCACCGTGTGGTTATAAATCTGGAACCTACCCCAAAAGTAGTCAGGCTTCAGAAAGATCCTGACCCTCAACGATCTACCATCACGGATCATATTGCAGACTGGGGAGGAAACTTTCTGGACAATGAATGGAGCAACGACAGTAACACGCTGGCTTTTGTATCGGTGTCCCGTGATCACCAGGATGTACATTTACAAACGGCCAACCCTAATACCGGCCGGGTTCAATCAGTCCTAAAAGAAGAAACAGACACCTTCTTTGAATCCGGCAATGACATGATAAACTGGCACGTGCTGCATGAAAGCAATGAGGTGATTTGGTATTCGCAGCGGGATAACTGGGGCCATTTATACCTCTATGACCTTCAAACCGGAAAACTCAAAAACCAGATTACCTCCGGCGACTGGAATGTGAATCAGGTTCGTCACGTGGATGAAGACTCCCGAACTATCTATTTCACGGGTGCGGTACGTGAGGAAGGCGATCCGTATTTTGAATATTTCTATAAAGTGAATTTTGATGGAACCGATCTCCGTCTCTTATCTCCTGAAGAAGCACACCATGAAATCGAAGTCTCTGAATCCGGAAACTACTTTGTGGATACCCGGTCCACCCCAAGCACTCCTCCGACCTCTGTTATCCGAAACATGGATGGTGAGGTGCTGGTTGAACTTGCATCGGCTGACATTTCTGAACTTCAGGCGCATGGCTGGGTACCTCCTGTTCCCTTTTCCGTAAAAGCCCGGGATGGAGAAACCGATTTATACGGATTGATGTATAAGCCTTCCAATTTCAGCTCTTCGGAGTCCTATCCCGTGCTGAACTATCTTTATCCCGGACCACAAACCGGAAGTGTTGGCAGTCGCTCTTTCCGTGCCGCCCGTTCTGACAAGCAAGCCCTGGCAGAACTCGGCTTTATTGTGGTTGAAGTGGATGCCATGGGCACGCCGGGTCGCTCTAAAGAATTTCATGACTTTTATTATGGCAACATGGGTGATAATGGTCTGCCCGATCAAATCACCATGATTGAACAGCTTGGAGAGCGTCATTCCTGGATGGATATCAGCCGTGTGGGGATTTTCGGACATTCCGGAGGTGGGTTTGCCTCTACCCGTGCCCTTTTCGCTTATCCCGGTTTCTATGATGTCGCCGTTTCAGGCGCCGGTAACCATGACAACCGAAACTATGCCGATCCATGGGGAGAGAAATGGCAGGGACTGCTCAAAGCCACCAATATTGATGGAGCTACTGACGATCAGTCCACCAACTACGACAATCAGGCTAACCAATTACTGACGGACAGCCTGGAAGGTAAGCTGCTGATCACCCATGGTACGCTCGACAGCAACGTCCCTCCTTACAACACACTGCTGGTCGTAAACGCCCTGATTGAAGCTAACAAAGACTTTGATATGATCATGTTTCCGAACCGCGGACACGGCTATTACAGCGAGGATTATATGATGAGACGGCGATGGGATTATTTTGTGGAGCATCTGAAAGGTGTGGATCCGCCGAAGGAGTATGAGTTTGGGAAGATTGACCAGTAACCAGTAACCAGTAACCAGTAACCAGTAACCAGTAAACAGTAAACAAGTTATGGCTTAGTTATGGATGCAAAGGTTAGGAGTAAATTTGAGGCGTACCCGGAGCACATCAGGTCGAAGATGGAGCGGTTGCGGGGGCTGATTTATGAGGTGGCCGGTAGCACGGAGGGCGTGGGTGAAGTGGAGGAAACGCTGAAATGGAGTGAGCCGGCTTACCTTACCAAGCGACCCAAGAGCGGAACCACCGTGCGCATAGACTGGAAGGAGAAAAGCCCGGATCAGATTGGGATGTATGTAAGCTGTAATACCTCTTTAATTGAAACCTACCGAAGCATGTTTGGTGATGAGCTGAAGTTTGAGGGAAACCGCGCCATTCTTTTACCAGTCGATACCGAACTCCCTGAAAAAGAACTTCGAATTTGCATCCAAATGGCGCTGCGGTATCATTTGGATAAATAGTCCGTCATTCCTGCGAAGGCAGGAATCCGGTAGTATGTATATGCTTCTACCCTTGTAATACAACCAGATCCCGGGCATTCGTCGCGGGATGACTTCAGATTAGCTTTCTCTTACGGCTTCACCATCGTCATTCTGGGCGAAAGCGCCTACCTATAAAGGCATGCTCATTACCCTACTCCTTTACCGTTCAGCCACTTGTAAATAATGGGTTTGTACTTTTAGAAAGAATTTTCGCACCTTAGCTTATTATAAAACCGGATATTAGGCGAACGACGGTTCGGATAACATCCCAAAATCACATTATACGAACAAGAAGGAGCAGGAAAGCGCGTAATGGCGGTTTCGGCTCATTCGCCCTAACAATACCCTCGTTCGGATAATAATATGTTAGCCAACTTTTCTTTCATTAACTTAGTTGGCACAAGCCAAAGTCTTCTAAATTAGTTTAGGCTGATATGAAAATATGGATCACAATTTTTTTTCTAATAGGCTTCCACTGTACCGGGTTTGCACAAAGCAATGATTGGATAAATTATACCAATGGTAACGAAATAAGAGATATAGTCGAGACTGAAAATAGTTATTGGATTGGTACGAATGGTGGGTTGGTCGAAATCAATAAATCAGATGATGAAACAATTTTCTACAATGTCTCAAATTCTGATCTGCCCGGTAACACAATATGGGCTTTAACATACAATGAAAATGGTGATTTATGGGTTGGCACTGAACGGGGATTGGTGTTAATCAATAATGGAGAATGGCAGGTGTTTGATACATCAAATTCAGGGCTGCCGCATAACCACGTTAGAGAAATTGCGATTGAAACGAATGGGGATAAATGGATAGCTACAAGGAATGGTTTGGCTCATTACAATGATTCAGAGTGGATTATTTATAATAGTGAGAATTCAGCTTTACCTGGAAATGATATCGCTGAAATAGCTATTAATCAAAGCAATGAAAAATGGATAGGTGCCAGTGGACTGGTTATGTTTGATGATGTACAGTGGCAGGTCTACAATTCAGAGAACAGTGAATTGCCAAATAATTTAATTTTATCGATTGATTTCGATAGTGAACAACAAGTGTGGGTTGGCACGGGCAGTGGCTTAGCCAAATATAATGGGGAAAGCTGGGAGATCTTTAAAACAGATAATTCAGGACTACCCCATAATACCGTAAGAAAAATTCTTATAAAAGATAACATAAAATGGTTTGGCACTTGGGGTGGCGGAGTAGCCAAATTTGAAGAAAATGGGTGGCAGGTTTTTGATCCTTCAAATTCCGGGTTGTCTGGAGATCTTATCTATTCACTATTAATAGACAGTAATGGAGATCTATGGTCCGGAACAATTCGCAATGGGCTAAACCGATTTGATGGATCAAATTGGATATCTCCGGTAACCTCTAACTCCGGTCTGCCTTCTAATGAAATAAGAAATATGGTAATAGATCAAAGTGGAGATAAATGGATTAGCACAGGCGCGGTTGGTATTGTAAATGGGTTGATACATTTCGATAATTCTACCTGGCACCAATATACAACCACAAATTCCGGTTTGGCCGACGATTATGTACAAGCGATAGCTACAGATCAGCAAGATGATCTGTGGATTGGTACAGAAAACGGTCTGAATCATTTTGATGGAGAAAACTGGCAGACATACAATTCTGACAACTCCGGTTTCCTTTATAATTTTGTCTCCTCAATTGCGGTTGATGACAAGGATACGAAATGGATAGCAACACACGGTAGTATAGCACGACTGAAGGATGGAGAGTGGACATATTATAATGAAGAGAATACAAACATTTCGATGGGTGATATAAATATTATAGCAACAGGTGTAGATGATATAATCTGGGCAGGTACCACTTATGGACTGGCTCATTTTGATGGGTTAGATTGGCATGAAGGGAATTACGGGGAATCAGCCACGCAAGGTCTTATCAGCTCTATCACATCGGATAGTATTGGTAATATTTGGGTAGGCCTTACTCAGGGCATGCCTGGCCACGGATTTGGTGGGGATGGGTTAGGTTTTTATAATGGTACCGATTGGCAGATTTACAGGTCTTCAAATTCGGAATTACCCAATGACTGGATAAATACAACCACCATTGATGTTAACAATAGCTTATGGGTTGGCACCGGAAATGGGTTGGTTCGGATAACGGAGGACAATCAATGGCAGGTTTTCAATCATTCCAATTCTGGCTTACCGGACAACAATATTAAATCAATTGCAATTGATGATAACGGGGATGTTTGGGTGGGTACTGACGGAGGTATTGCTGTTTATAAAAATGGTATCACCGTATCTGTAGCTGATCAGAAAGCAATTGAAATTCCTGGCTCAGTAGTTCTCCATCAAAACTATCCCAATCCATTCAATCCCTCTACAAATATACAGTTTACACTTCCGCAAAGCAGTCACGTGAAATTAGAAGTTTTCAATTCTACCGGACAATTGGTTTCTACGCTGCTCGATCAGACAAAGACAGGCGGTAAACACTCAGTACAATTTGATGCGAGCAATTTATCAAGTGGATTATACATTTATAGATTAACTACGTCAGGTAAACAATTGACTCGAAAATTTATCTTTGTAAAATAAAATTGGTGGCTAACAATGTGTTTTAAATCGGACACGGACGGGATTCGATGAAACTTGATTGCCAGGAATTAATTTTGCTACTTCAATAAAATTATAATCCCCGCGCCGCTTATTTGCCAAACCGTTATGCCTCCCTCCCCACAATAAATAGTGCTTGATTAAGTTAACATAATTGTTAACATTTCTTCAGTGAAAGAAATCAAATTTTATAAAACTCAGTATGGCAAAGTTCCGGTTAAAGAGTTTTTGGATTCATTGCCATCCAAACACGCTCAAAAGGTTACTTGGGTTCTTGAGTTAGTAGAAAAATTAGACCAGGTTCCCGTTCAATATTTTAAAAAGCTCAAAAGTACCGATGATATTTGGGAAGTTCGGGCACGAATTGGATCACATAGTTTTCGTTTGCTTGGTTTTATAGATGATGATGCGTTTGTCATACTAACGAATGGATTTTCTAAAAAATCACAAAAAACACCTAAACAGGAAATCGAGGTAGCTGAACAGCGAAAAGCCGATTATCTATCTCGTAAAGGAGGAACATAAGATGAGTGATCTTCAAGCATATATCAGTGAAAGAAAAAAATCAGATCCCGATTTTGCCGAAGGATATGAAGAAGGATTCCGAAATTTTAAAATTGGTGTGCTTCTGAAACAAGCCCGGGAAAAAGCGGGGCTTACTCAGGATGAAGTAGCTCAGCAGTTAAATACCAAAAAGACCGCCGTATCCCGAATTGAAAATCATGCGGAGGATATTCGCCTGTCCACTCTTGAGAAGTATGCCAAAGCATTTGGAAAGAAACTTAGAGTCGAACTCGTAGATTGAGGGAGATATAACCAGCCTTTCCCCTCATTCCCAACAACCCTGTTGGGAATGCTATAGTGGACCACCCGGTCCACCCCGCAAAAGCATGTAAGCTAAACACACCATCAACCAGCAAATATGGTAACCGGAATCAAGCCCTCCCGGCCCAGGTAATTTCCTGCAGATGAATACCTCCAGTCATCCGGAGCATTCACCCAACCCGCCTTTACAGGATTCTGATGAATGTATTCAATCTTCTGGGCCATCATCTCTGTCGTACTGAGTTGCTTTGGATGTAGCCCCTCTTCCCACACTTGATAGGTGCGGTGTCTTTTATAAGACCGTTTGCATTCTTTCAACTTCTGCAACCACCGGGAATGTCCATTCCGCTTTAACGCCTCCAGTATCTGCCGCGCAGCATAGGATTTTGTAAGCCTGAGCTTTTTTGATAATTGCTCCCCTGTACCACCGCATGAAAGTGATCAGGCATGATTACATACGCATATACCTTCACTGACCTCATATTTTGCAGCACCATAAACTGTTCAAGTAATACCTGAGCAACTTGAGGTTTTGAAAATAGCGGAAGCTCTTCCAATAAGGTACTGCTGACAAAGTACGGGTAGTGTGATTCATAAAATTTGTATCGGCTTCGTCCCATTGTTTCTTTTTTACCAGTTAGAAGGCAAAGAATGGAACTCCTTACAAAATAATTCTAAATCAGGACCGGGAGGTCCGGGCGGGCGTTCCCAACAGGGATGTTGGGAACGAGAGCTAACTGTTTTCCGGTTAAGATCCTTCGGAAGTATCCTCAGGATGACTCTTTCCCCTTTAAGTTGTCATCCTGAGCAGCTGGCCTACATTCTGTAAAGCGTAGTCACCACAACTCCTCTCCATTCCTTTGCGGGAACAACCAACCATTGTTCTTCTTTCTTAACCCGAAGGTTAAACGGTGGTGCCAGTAAATTAACCCCGCTCCTCTTTTTGAGCCGGGTTCCCTGACCTGAAATAATATTTTTATTGGGTTCAAAATCGCCTTCGGGCAGGTGCTCGGTTAAAATGATATACTCATAGTTACACAGCTTACTCACAATACGCTGAATCTCCGCATTCGACAGATGCTGCAAAACCTGTCTCAGGATCACACAATCTCCAGGCGGCCAATCATCTTCGGCAATATCCAGGCAACGGAATTCCAGATGGTCGGCATTGAACTTCTTTCTGTTTCGTTCAATGAGATCAGCTACGATATCTACCGCCACATACTTCTTTGTATGCTTTACCAGCTCCTTCCCTACGTTGAAGTCGCCACATCCCAGATCACAAACCACCAGGGGTTCTTCAAAAGAACGCAAAAAAGAAGCCACAGCCTCTACGTAAGGTTCAACCAACTCCGGATGATGCGAACCGGTTCCGGAATAAAAATCCATATTCTCTCCACCCCACAGATTCTTTTGATACACCTGCTCCATGGCATCTTTGGTGGGCCAGGGCTTTTTAGATCGATTTGGGTTTTGTTTACTCATGGAAGTAATGGTAATCATTATACCTTTGGGATGCATCTGGCTGAGACCTTCGCCTCTTGTATGTATAGAATTAATTTTGCTAATTCTATGGAATAATTTTCTCATACCGTTTTACCTGTACGTAATGATCCGCCCCGTTCAACCCAAAGACATCCCTGAAATCACGAACATCTACAACTACTACATCAGGGAAACGACCGTCACTTTTGAAGAAGATGAAGTCAAAGCAGAGGATATTGCTTCCAGGATTAACAAAGTAGAATCAGCCGGACTCCCCTGGCTGGTGGCTGAAGTTCAAAAAGAGATTGTGGGTTATGCTTATGCCACCAAATGGAAAGAGCGCTCAGCATACCGGCATTCGGTGGAAATATCTGTTTATGTTGATCACAATAAACAGGGAAACGGCTGGGGAACCAAACTCTATCAGGCATTATTCACTGAACTTCAAAAGAAGAACATTCATCTTGCCATTGGCGGCATCACCTTACCGAATGATGCCAGCATCGCCCTCCACGAAAAGTTTGGGATGGAGAAAGTGGCTCATTTCAAAGAAATAGGCTTCAAATTCGGGCAATGGCTGGATGTGGGGTATTGGCAGAAAAGGTTGTAAGCAGCTGTTACCGTTATGCGAAGCGGGACTTCCCTAAATGAGGTATAATTCAAATGATACCAGCTAATCCTCTTCGTTTGTGGGATCGATCATGGTTTTAACCTCAGTAATTTCAACCACCGATGCTCCGCTTCGTTCTGCATGTTCATGAATGATTTCTTCATTCTTGGCAATATAGACGCAGTGTGTTCCATTCTCTCTAACATAGCTATGAAGCCATTGTATATCCGGGCCGAGCTCATTCAACACCTTATTTGAATGTATGGCTACCTCTTGCAATTCTTCTTTTGTCATGCTTCCTATTCCGGGTATATCGCGCTTAATTACATATTTTGGCATAGTCTTATTCGTCTTTATGTTTGATGATTCATGTTCGTATGGCTAATATGTGTGTTCATCAGAACTTAGAAAAGAGGCAGAGTTGACTTATTAGCAGGGTGATTTTGCCAAAACTAACTATATGCTTGATGTCGCAGTTATTTTTTTGGAAGGCGGAACCCCTTCAACAGCCGTCACACCGGTAGAAATATTGAGTAGTGCAGGTTATCTGTATGAAACCTTACAGGGCAAAGAGGGAAAACGAAAATTTAATGTCAGAACAGCTTCACTGACGGGTAAAAGTGTTCAAACGTTATCGACCCTGAAGTTAGATCCCGATTATTCTATCAATGAAATAGATTCCCCGGACTTGATAGTTGTTTCCGCAGGGGGAGGTGACCTCGATACAGAATGCCGGAGAAATGCCAAACTCCCTTCCCTCCTTCAAAAAGCCTATGAGAATGGTACCGCTATAGCCGGTGTTTGCTCCGGCGTCGTTCAGCTTGCCGAAGCAAAGCTTTTAGATGGACGACCGGCTACAACACATTGGGCTTTGGTGGAAGAATGCAGAAATCGTTATCCAAAAGTGAATTGGCAACCTGAACGTTATATCACAGAAAATGACCGGGTTTTCTGCAGTGGCGGAGTTTACAGCGGAGTAGATTTATGTCTGTATTTAGTGGAGAAATATTGTGGCCATCAGATTGCAATGCAAACAGCAAGAGCCCTTTTAGTTAGGACCCCCCGTGTTTGGCAAGCTGGTTATACAGCAGAAACCCCTCAAATTAATCATGAGGATGAAAAAATTCGAGACCTGCAGGAATGGCTGTTCAAGAGTTACAGTGAAGATATCAAAGTAGCCGACCTGGCAGAACGAACCAATATGAGTCAGCGTAATTTCATGCGCCGTTTTAAAGCAGCAACCGGTGAAACTCCGATCAGCTATATACAGCAATTGCGTATTAATGCAGCCAGGCATTTGCTTGAAAATGACCTCAAAAGAGTCCGGGAGGTGAGCCGGAAAGTTGGTTATGAGGACGTGAACTTCTTTCGTAAACTATTCAAGCGTTATACAGGATTGACGCCTACAAACTACCGGGACCGCTTTTCCGTAAACACTCTTAATGGTATTACCTATAGTAACAAGACTCAACATCATTGAATCCTTCCTTTTGCAATATTCTCTTTCTTCAATTGTACATCCATCACGAACCGGGTATCTTTTATTCTACACCTGAAGTAAGGACGACCTTACCGCTCTTTCCCACAATGAGGACGGCCTCAGCAAATATATAATATCATGTCCTGGATTTATTTATTGGTTGCCGGTTTATTTGAAATAGGCTGGGCAATTGGACTTAAGTATACCGAAGGCTTTACCAAATTCTGGCCTTCTGTTTTTACCGGAGTCTCCATGATTGTAAGCATTACCTTATTGGGCGTTGCTTTGAAAAATTTACCCATTGGAACTGCTTACACCATATGGACCGGCATCGGAGCAATCGGAACTGTCATTCTCGGCATTTATTTATTTGATGAACCCGCCACTGCTGCCAGGTTTTTCTTTATCAGCCTGATTCTCATAGGTATTGTCGGATTGAAACTCATACATGAATAGGACTGGCTTCGAAACGCAACATGGTGCCTGCTTTTACCTCTTGTTTATAACCTATTAATTCCGCTAATTCCATTCAGGTTAGTAATTTAATAAGCAGACATGGCTTTTGATGAGGGTTTGGCAGAACGGGTGCGGAACTTGCTGCATGATCAAAACAATGTTGTAGAGAAGAAAATGTTTGGAGGGCTCTGCTTCATGGTTTCAGGTCATATGCTGGTTGGCGTTTTGAAGAATGAACTGATGGCAAGAGTTGGCCCCGTTCAATATGATGAATACCTGACGAAACCACATGCCCGGAAAATGGATTTTACCGGACGTGCCATGACGGGTATGATTTATGTTTCACCTGAAGGTCTGCAAAAAGACCCCGATTTAAAGTTTTGGATAGATACCTGTCTGTCGTTTACCTCTACACTCACTCCAAAATCATAGACATTATGCAGGAACCTCGCATCGTCACTATTTCAGATATAAAACTCATTGGCAAGCACATTCAAACCAGCCTTGAAGAAAACAAAACAGCTGAGCTTTGGAAATCTTTTCATCCGGAAGTAAAAAACATCCGGAACAATACAGGATCAGGT
It encodes:
- a CDS encoding DUF4242 domain-containing protein, whose product is MPKYVIKRDIPGIGSMTKEELQEVAIHSNKVLNELGPDIQWLHSYVRENGTHCVYIAKNEEIIHEHAERSGASVVEITEVKTMIDPTNEED
- a CDS encoding helix-turn-helix domain-containing protein, with the translated sequence MLDVAVIFLEGGTPSTAVTPVEILSSAGYLYETLQGKEGKRKFNVRTASLTGKSVQTLSTLKLDPDYSINEIDSPDLIVVSAGGGDLDTECRRNAKLPSLLQKAYENGTAIAGVCSGVVQLAEAKLLDGRPATTHWALVEECRNRYPKVNWQPERYITENDRVFCSGGVYSGVDLCLYLVEKYCGHQIAMQTARALLVRTPRVWQAGYTAETPQINHEDEKIRDLQEWLFKSYSEDIKVADLAERTNMSQRNFMRRFKAATGETPISYIQQLRINAARHLLENDLKRVREVSRKVGYEDVNFFRKLFKRYTGLTPTNYRDRFSVNTLNGITYSNKTQHH
- the sugE gene encoding quaternary ammonium compound efflux SMR transporter SugE, producing the protein MSWIYLLVAGLFEIGWAIGLKYTEGFTKFWPSVFTGVSMIVSITLLGVALKNLPIGTAYTIWTGIGAIGTVILGIYLFDEPATAARFFFISLILIGIVGLKLIHE
- a CDS encoding TfoX/Sxy family protein, yielding MAFDEGLAERVRNLLHDQNNVVEKKMFGGLCFMVSGHMLVGVLKNELMARVGPVQYDEYLTKPHARKMDFTGRAMTGMIYVSPEGLQKDPDLKFWIDTCLSFTSTLTPKS